In one window of Brassica rapa cultivar Chiifu-401-42 chromosome A07, CAAS_Brap_v3.01, whole genome shotgun sequence DNA:
- the NAP gene encoding NAC transcription factor 29 isoform X3 yields MEINSNSTTLPPGFRFHPTDEELIVHYLRNQTMSKPCPVSIIPEVDIYKFDPWQLPEFGENEWYFFSPRERKYPNGVRPNRAAVSGYWKATGTDKAIHSGSSNVGVKKALVFYKGRPPKGIKTDWIMHEYRLHDSRKASTKLKGSMRLDEWVLCRIYKKRGAGKLLDEKEGFMDDVQIDETLAAVTNEADRRNEEEIMMMTSTKLPRTCSLAHLLEMDYMGPISHILTPFDLQHFDLNGMNESGWFGDLQVNQDEILNHHRQASMFQF; encoded by the exons ATGGAAAT aaactccaattCTACTACACTCCCTCCAGGATTCAGATTTCATCCAACCGATGAAGAGCTCATCGTTCACTATCTCCGAAACCAGACCATGTCCAAGCCATGCCCTGTCTCCATCATCCCAGAAGTAGATATCTACAAGTTCGACCCATGGCAATTACCCG AGTTTGGAGAAAACGAATGGTATTTCTTCAGCccgagagagagaaagtatCCGAACGGAGTCCGGCCAAACCGGGCCGCTGTTTCGGGTTATTGGAAAGCAACCGGTACAGACAAAGCAATTCACAGTGGTTCGAGTAACGTGGGTGTCAAGAAAGCTCTCGTTTTCTACAAAGGCCGACCTCCCAAAGGGATCAAAACTGACTGGATCATGCACGAGTACCGTCTCCACGATTCACGTAAAGCATCAACCAAACTTAAGGGTTCAATGAGG TTAGATGAATGGGTACTATGTAGGATATACAAGAAGAGAGGAGCAGGGAAGCTTCTAGATGAAAAGGAGGGTTTCATGGATGATGTGCAAATCGACGAGACGTTAGCAGCTGTTACAAACGAAGCAGATAGAAGAAATGAGGAAGAGATAATGATGATGACGTCGACAAAACTTCCAAGAACGTGTTCGCTTGCTCATTTGCTAGAAATGGATTACATGGGACCCATCTCTCACATTTTAACACCGTTCGATCTTCAACATTTTGATTTGAACGGCATGAACGAGTCTGGATGGTTTGGTGATCTACAGGTTAACCAAGACGAGATCTTGAACCATCATCGTCAGGCTAGTATGTTCCAGTTTTAG
- the NAP gene encoding NAC transcription factor 29 isoform X1 → MEINSNSTTLPPGFRFHPTDEELIVHYLRNQTMSKPCPVSIIPEVDIYKFDPWQLPDLTEFGENEWYFFSPRERKYPNGVRPNRAAVSGYWKATGTDKAIHSGSSNVGVKKALVFYKGRPPKGIKTDWIMHEYRLHDSRKASTKLKGSMRLDEWVLCRIYKKRGAGKLLDEKEGFMDDVQIDETLAAVTNEADRRNEEEIMMMTSTKLPRTCSLAHLLEMDYMGPISHILTPFDLQHFDLNGMNESGWFGDLQVNQDEILNHHRQASMFQF, encoded by the exons ATGGAAAT aaactccaattCTACTACACTCCCTCCAGGATTCAGATTTCATCCAACCGATGAAGAGCTCATCGTTCACTATCTCCGAAACCAGACCATGTCCAAGCCATGCCCTGTCTCCATCATCCCAGAAGTAGATATCTACAAGTTCGACCCATGGCAATTACCCG ATTTAACAGAGTTTGGAGAAAACGAATGGTATTTCTTCAGCccgagagagagaaagtatCCGAACGGAGTCCGGCCAAACCGGGCCGCTGTTTCGGGTTATTGGAAAGCAACCGGTACAGACAAAGCAATTCACAGTGGTTCGAGTAACGTGGGTGTCAAGAAAGCTCTCGTTTTCTACAAAGGCCGACCTCCCAAAGGGATCAAAACTGACTGGATCATGCACGAGTACCGTCTCCACGATTCACGTAAAGCATCAACCAAACTTAAGGGTTCAATGAGG TTAGATGAATGGGTACTATGTAGGATATACAAGAAGAGAGGAGCAGGGAAGCTTCTAGATGAAAAGGAGGGTTTCATGGATGATGTGCAAATCGACGAGACGTTAGCAGCTGTTACAAACGAAGCAGATAGAAGAAATGAGGAAGAGATAATGATGATGACGTCGACAAAACTTCCAAGAACGTGTTCGCTTGCTCATTTGCTAGAAATGGATTACATGGGACCCATCTCTCACATTTTAACACCGTTCGATCTTCAACATTTTGATTTGAACGGCATGAACGAGTCTGGATGGTTTGGTGATCTACAGGTTAACCAAGACGAGATCTTGAACCATCATCGTCAGGCTAGTATGTTCCAGTTTTAG
- the NAP gene encoding NAC transcription factor 29 isoform X2, which produces MEINSNSTTLPPGFRFHPTDEELIVHYLRNQTMSKPCPVSIIPEVDIYKFDPWQLPDLTEFGENEWYFFSPRERKYPNGVRPNRAAVSGYWKATGTDKAIHSGSSNVGVKKALVFYKGRPPKGIKTDWIMHEYRLHDSRKASTKLKGSMRLDEWVLCRIYKKRGAGKLLDEKEGFMDDVQIDETLAAVTNEADRRNEEEIMMMTSTKLPRTCSLAHLLEMDYMGPISHILTPFDLQHFDLNGMNESGWFGDLQVNQDEILNHHRQASMFQF; this is translated from the exons ATGGAAATAAA ctccaattCTACTACACTCCCTCCAGGATTCAGATTTCATCCAACCGATGAAGAGCTCATCGTTCACTATCTCCGAAACCAGACCATGTCCAAGCCATGCCCTGTCTCCATCATCCCAGAAGTAGATATCTACAAGTTCGACCCATGGCAATTACCCG ATTTAACAGAGTTTGGAGAAAACGAATGGTATTTCTTCAGCccgagagagagaaagtatCCGAACGGAGTCCGGCCAAACCGGGCCGCTGTTTCGGGTTATTGGAAAGCAACCGGTACAGACAAAGCAATTCACAGTGGTTCGAGTAACGTGGGTGTCAAGAAAGCTCTCGTTTTCTACAAAGGCCGACCTCCCAAAGGGATCAAAACTGACTGGATCATGCACGAGTACCGTCTCCACGATTCACGTAAAGCATCAACCAAACTTAAGGGTTCAATGAGG TTAGATGAATGGGTACTATGTAGGATATACAAGAAGAGAGGAGCAGGGAAGCTTCTAGATGAAAAGGAGGGTTTCATGGATGATGTGCAAATCGACGAGACGTTAGCAGCTGTTACAAACGAAGCAGATAGAAGAAATGAGGAAGAGATAATGATGATGACGTCGACAAAACTTCCAAGAACGTGTTCGCTTGCTCATTTGCTAGAAATGGATTACATGGGACCCATCTCTCACATTTTAACACCGTTCGATCTTCAACATTTTGATTTGAACGGCATGAACGAGTCTGGATGGTTTGGTGATCTACAGGTTAACCAAGACGAGATCTTGAACCATCATCGTCAGGCTAGTATGTTCCAGTTTTAG